In Gossypium hirsutum isolate 1008001.06 chromosome D06, Gossypium_hirsutum_v2.1, whole genome shotgun sequence, one genomic interval encodes:
- the LOC107901210 gene encoding dnaJ homolog subfamily C GRV2 isoform X1, producing MDQHHHSANPPPQEEPEYLARYIVIKHSWRGRYKRILCISNVAIITLDPSTLSVTNSYDVSTDFEAATPIIGRDEISTEFNLSVRTDGKGKYKAIKFSSQYRASILTELHRIRWNRLGAVAEFPVLHLRRRRAEWSPFKLKVTCCGVELIDLTSGDPRWCLDFRDMSSPAIVLLADAYGKKNVDHGSFVLCPLYGRKSKAFQAAPGTTNSAIISNLTKTAKSMVGVALSVDNSQSLTVTEYINQRAKEAVGAEETPCGGWSVTRLRSAAHGTLNIPGLNFTVGPKGGLGDHGDAVSRQLILTKASLVERRPDNYEAVIVRPLSAVSSLVRFSEEPQMFAIEFNDGCSIHVYASTSRDSLLAAICDVLQTEGQCPVPILPRLTMPGHRINPPCGRVALQFGKQRTFADVESASMHLKHLAAAAKDAVAEGGSIPGSRAKLWRRIREFNACIPYSGVPPNIEVPEVTLMALITMLPATPNLPPESPPLPPPSPKAAATVMGFVSCLRRLLASKNAASHVVSFPAAVGRIMGLLRNGSEGVAAEAARLVAALIGGGPGDTNVLTDSKGEQHATIMHTKSILFSQHGYVIILVNRLKPMSVSPLLSMAVVEVLEAMICDPHGETTQYTVFVELLRQVAGLKRRLFALFAHPAESVRETVAVLMRTIAEEDAIAAESMRDAALRDGALLRHLLHAFFLPAGERREVSRQLVALWADSYQPALDLLSRVLPPGLVAYLHTRSDGAPEESIQEGSLTSKRHKRLLQQRRGRTGQTITSQEQSLPSVNNFEAGDAVRQMNSGFHRVADNYHKSIADPNSSQVLNQSSAAHTVESSTTDAYSTGISQNGHSVISASADAPSTNVHGVSETNPSNSVDSGGNAVGSHNTGLPAPAQVVVENTPVGSGRLLCNWPEFWRAFSLDHNRADLIWNERTRQELREALQAEVHKLDVEKERTEDIVPGDAMVESMSGQDSVPRISWNYSEFFVSYPSLSKEVCVGQYYLRLLLESGSSGRAQDFPLRDPVAFFRALYHRFLCDADIGLIVDGAVPDEMGSSDDWCDMGRLDGFGGGGGSSVRELCARAMAIVYEQHCNTIGPFEGTAHITVLLDRTDDRALRHRLLLLLKVLMKVLANVESCVLVGGCVLAVDLLTVVHEASERTAIPLQSNLIAATAFMEPLKEWMYIDKDGMQVGPLEKDAVRRLWSKKAIDWTTRCWASGMLDWKRLRDIRELRWALSVRVPVLTPTQVGEAALSVLHSMVSAHSDLDDAGEIVTPTPRVKRILSSPRCLPHIAQAMLSGEPSIVEAAAALLKAIVTRNPKAMVRLYSTGAFFFALAYPGSNLLSIAQLFSATHVHQAFHGGEEAAVSSSLPLAKRSVLGGLLPASLLYVLERSGPLAFAAAMVSESDTPEIIWTHKMRAENLIRQVLQHLGDFPQKLSQHCHSLYEYAPMPPVTYPELRDEMWCHRYYLRNLCDEIRFPNWPIVEHVEFLQSLLVMWREELTRKPMDLSEEEACKILEISLEDVSSDDADQKCSPNETGDISIISKQIENIDEEKLKRQYRKLAMKYHPDKNPEGREKFLAVQKAYERLQATMQGLQGPQPWRLLLLLKGQCILYRRYGDVLEPFKYAGYPMLLNAVTVDKEDNNFLSSDRAPLLVAASELVWLTCASSSLNGEELVRDGGMQLLATLLSRCMCVVQPTTPANEPSAIIVTNVMRTFSVLSQFETARLEILELSGLVDDIVHCTELEVVPAAVDSALQTIAHVSVSPDLQEALIKAGVLWYLLPLLLQYDSTAEESDTAESHGVGASVQIAKNMHAVRAAQALSRLSGLCCDENGTPYNESVVNVLRALLTPKLASMLRDQVPKDLLSKLNTNLESPEIIWNSSTRAELLKFVDQQRSSQGPDGSYDLKDSHIFAYEALSKELFVGNVYLRVYNDQPDFEISEPGAFCVALIDFIASLVHNHSEDYDVQEKLNISNSTLESEHQSDATGASVEELQVHDDSLAASDNKVKDKEENVLIKNLQSGLTSLQNLLTTYPNLASIFSTKERLLPLFECFSVPVASESNIPQLCLNVLSLLTTYAPCLEAMVADGSSLLLLLQMLHFAPACREGALHVLYALASTPELAWAAAKHGGVVYILELLLPLQEEIPLQQRAAAASLLGKLVAQPMHGPRVAITLARFLPDGLVSVIRDGPGEAVVSALEQNTETPELVWTPAMAASLSAQIATMVSDLYREQVKGRIVDWDVPEQASAQQEMRDEPQVSGIYVRLFLKDPKFPLRNPKRFLEGLLDQYLSSIAATHYELESVDPELPLLLSAALVSLLRVHSALADHVGYLGYVPKLVAAVAYEGRREAMSSGDMKDGGNMADRKYESDEQPAQTPQERVRLSCLRVLHQLAASTICAEAMAATSVGTTQVVPLLMKAIGWQGGSILALETLKRVVGAGNRARDALVAQGLKVGLLEVLLGLLDWRAGGRNGLCSQMKWNESEASIGRVLAIEVLHAFAAEGAHCIKVREILNASDVWSAYKDQKHDLFLPSNAQSAAAGVAGLIESSSSRLVYAITAPPQTTESRIPASTVSDSNGSQDQLS from the exons ATGGACCAACACCATCACTCAGCAAACCCTCCTCCCCAGGAAGAGCCTGAGTACCTTGCCCGTTACATCGTCATCAAGCACTCTTGGCGCGGCCGTTATAAGCGAATCCTTTGTATTTCTAATGTCGCGATTATCACGCTTGATCCCTCAACTCTGTCAGTAACGAACTCATACGATGTCTCTACTGATTTTGAAGCTGCCACGCCGATTATCGGCAGGGATGAGATTTCTACTGAGTTTAATTTGAGCGTCAGGACTGATGGAAAAGGGAAATATAAGGCTATAAAGTTTTCTTCGCAGTATCGGGCTAGTATTTTAACTGAATTGCACAGGATCAGGTGGAACCGGTTGGGTGCTGTGGCGGAGTTCCCAGTGTTGCATCTACGGAGACGACGTGCCGAGTGGTCTCCTTTT AAATTGAAGGTCACGTGTTGTGGGGTTGAACTTATAGACTTAACATCTGGAGATCCTCGCTGGTGCTTAGATTTTAGAGATATGTCTTCCCCAGCCATTGTTCTGTTGGCAGATGCTTATGGGAAGAAAAACGTTGATCATGGTAGTTTCGTTCTTTGCCCTCTGTATGGGAGGAAATCTAAAGCCTTTCAAGCTGCTCCAGGGACAACTAATTCTGCTATCATTTCAAATCTG ACTAAAACTGCAAAATCAATGGTTGGAGTGGCGCTTTCTGTAGACAATTCACAATCTCTCACTGTAACAGAGTATATAAACCAAAGAG CCAAAGAGGCCGTTGGAGCAGAAGAAACCCCTTGTGGAGGTTGGTCTGTGACAAGATTGCGTTCTGCTGCTCACGGAACTTTAAATATCCCTGGATTGAATTTCACTGTTGGCCCAAAAGGAGGACTTGGAGATCATGGTGATGCTGTATCTCGTCAACTTATCCTTACAAAAGCCTCCCTTGTTGAAAGACGGCCAGATAACTATGAA GCAGTTATTGTTCGTCCTTTATCTGCAGTGAGTTCACTTGTTCGATTTTCAGAGGAGCCCCAGATGTTTGCAATTGAATTCAATGATGGATGCTCTATCCAT GTCTATGCAAGCACCTCGCGAGATAGCTTACTTGCAGCAATTTGTGATGTGTTGCAAACAGAA GGTCAGTGCCCAGTACCTATATTGCCAAGGCTGACAATGCCTGGTCATCGCATTAATCCACCTTGCGGGAGAGTTGCTTTGCAATTTGGAAAACAACGCACTTTTGCTGATGTGGAAAGTGCATCCATGCATTTGAAACACTTAGCTGCTGCTGCCAAAGATGCTGTTGCTGAAGGCGGTTCTATTCCTGGTTCAAGAGCTAAGCTATGGCGCAGAATTAGGGAGTTCAATGCATGCATTCCATATAGTGGGGTGCCTCCTAATATTGAAGTTCCCGAGGTGACTCTGATGGCCTTGATAACAATGCTTCCAGCAACACCAAATCTTCCTCCGGAGTCCCCTCCCTTGCCGCCTCCTTCTCCTAAAGCAGCTGCAACAGTGATGGGTTTTGTTTCATGTTTACGTAGATTGTTAGCTTCCAAAAATGCTGCTTCTCATGTTGTGTCTTTTCCTGCTGCTGTTGGAAGAATAATGGGCTTACTCAGGAATGGATCTGAGGGTGTAGCTGCTGAAGCTGCAAGGCTTGTTGCGGCACTCATTGGAGGTGGTCCTGGGGATACGAATGTGCTAACAGATTCTAAAGGAGAGCAACATGCCACAATTATGCATACTAAGTCCATACTGTTCTCTCAGcatggttatgttattatccttgtCAACAGATTAAAACCCATGTCTGTATCCCCATTATTGTCCATGGCTGTTGTTGAAGTTCTGGAGGCTATGATATGTGATCCACATGGTGAAACTACCCAATACACAGTTTTTGTTGAGCTGTTGCGCCAAGTAGCTGGTTTGAAGCGCCGTCTATTTGCCTTGTTTGCCCATCCTGCAGAGAGTGTTAGGGAAACGGTTGCAGTGCTAATGCGTACAATTGCGGAAGAAGATGCAATTGCAGCAGAGTCAATGCGTGATGCTGCTTTACGTGATGGTGCTCTGTTGAGGCATTTATTACATGCATTTTTCCTTCCTGCAGGTGAGCGCCGTGAGGTTAGTCGCCAACTTGTTGCCCTATGGGCAGATTCCTACCAACCAGCTCTAGACTTGTTGTCTAGAGTTTTGCCACCTGGACTTGTTGCATATTTGCACACACGATCTGATGGAGCACCTGAAGAATCCATCCAGGAAGGATCATTGACCAGTAAAAGACACAAGCGTTTACTACAGCAAAGGAGAGGTCGTACAGGGCAGACGATTACATCGCAAGAGCAGTCCTTACCTTCTGTTAATAATTTTGAGGCAGGTGATGCAGTTAGGCAGATGAATTCTGGTTTTCATAGGGTGGCAGATAACTATCACAAATCAATTGCAGACCCTAACTCCAGTCAAGTTTTAAACCAATCTTCTGCTGCTCACACTGTCGAAAGTTCGACAACTGATGCATATTCCACTGGAATTTCTCAAAATGGGCATTCAGTTATATCAGCTTCCGCTGATGCTCCATCAACAAATGTGCATGGAGTATCAGAAACAAATCCTTCAAATTCAGTTGATTCTGGTGGCAATGCTGTTGGGTCACATAACACTGGTCTTCCAGCACCTGCTCAGGTTGTTGTGGAGAACACGCCTGTTGGTTCTGGTCGCCTACTTTGCAATTGGCCTGAATTTTGGCGTGCTTTTAGCCTTGACCATAACCGTGCGGATTTGATCTGGAATGAGCGTACTAGGCAAGAGTTGCGGGAAGCTCTGCAAGCTGAGGTTCATAAATTGGATGTTGAGAAGGAGCGCACTGAAGATATTGTTCCAGGAGATGCTATGGTAGAGAGTATGAGTGGCCAGGATAGTGTTCCTAGGATCTCTTGGAACTACTCTGAATTCTTTGTTAGTTATCCTAGTTTGTCCAAGGAAGTTTGTGTTGGTCAATACTATCTGCGTTTGTTGCTTGAGAGTGGCAGTAGTGGTAGGGCACAGGATTTTCCACTTCGTGATCCCGTTGCCTTCTTCAGAGCACTCTATCACCGGTTCCTATGTGATGCTGACATAGGCCTTATAGTGGATGGTGCTGTTCCAGATGAAATGGGTTCTTCTGATGATTGGTGTGATATGGGAAGATTAGATGGCTTTGGAGGAGGTGGAGGCTCTTCAGTTAGGGAGCTTTGTGCAAGGGCAATGGCAATTGTTTATGAACAACATTGCAATACAATTGGCCCTTTTGAAGGGACTGCACATATTACTGTTCTCTTGGACAGAACAGATGACAGAGCTTTGAGACACCGTCTACTACTACTTTTGAAG GTTTTAATGAAGGTTTTAGCAAATGTGGAATCTTGTGTTTTGGTGGGAGGGTGTGTGCTAGCTGTTGATTTGCTAACTGTGGTTCATGAAGCTTCTGAGAGGACTGCTATCCCTTTACAATCAAATTTGATTGCTGCTACTGCTTTTATGGAGCCACTCAAGGAGTGGATGTATATTGACAAAGATGGTATGCAAGTTGGACCTTTAGAGAAGGATGCTGTCAGAAGATTGTGGTCAAAAAAAGCTATTGATTGGACAACGAGGTGCTGGGCTTCAGGTATGCTGGACTGGAAGAGATTACGAGATATTCGTGAGCTTCGTTGGGCACTATCTGTTCGGGTTCCTGTCCTTACACCCACTCAG GTAGGGGAGGCTGCATTGTCTGTTTTACATAGTATGGTTTCTGCACATTCAGACTTGGATGATGCTGGTGAGATAGTTACCCCAACTCCTAGGGTAAAACGGATTTTGTCAAGTCCACGTTGCCTTCCACATATTGCACAG GCTATGCTTTCTGGTGAGCCAAGTATTGTAGAAGCTGCTGCTGCATTGCTGAAGGCTATTGTTACCAGAAATCCCAAGGCCATGGTGCGTCTGTACAGCACAGGTGCATTTTTTTTTGCCCTGGCTTACCCTGGATCCAACCTCCTTTCGATTGCACAACTCTTCTCAGCAACTCATGTACATCAAGCTTTCCATGGTGGCGAAGAAGCTGCAGTTTCCTCTTCATTACCCCTTGCTAAACGTAGCGTATTGGGTGGGCTTCTCCCTGCATCTTTGCTGTATGTATTGGAGCGTAGTGGCCCACTTGCATTTGCTGCAGCAATGGTTTCTGAGTCTGATACTCCAGAGATCATTTGGACACATAAAATGCGAGCTGAAAATCTGATTCGTCAG GTTTTGCAGCATCTTGGTGATTTCCCCCAGAAATTGTCACAACACTGTCATTCTTTGTATGAGTATGCTCCTATGCCACCGGTGACTTATCCAGAGCTCCGAGATGAAATGTGGTGTCACCGTTATTACCTTCGAAATCTGTGCGACGAAATTCGGTTTCCAAATTGGCCGATTGTTGAGCATGTGGAGTTTCTACAGTCCTTGCTAGTAATGTGGCGAGAAGAGTTGACACGGAAACCAATGGATCTTTCTGAGGAGGAAGCTTGCAAAATATTAGAGATTTCCTTGGAAGATGTATCCAGTGATGATGCTGATCAGAAGTGTTCTCCCAATGAGACTGGAGATATATCTATCATATCCAAGCAAATTGAGAACATTGATGAAGAAAAGCTTAAACGACAATATAGAAAACTTGCTATGAAATATCATCCTGACAAAAATCCTGAAGGGAGGGAGAAATTTCTTGCTGTACAAAAGGCTTATGAACGACTTCAG GCTACGATGCAAGGTTTGCAAGGTCCTCAGCCTTGGAGGCTGTTGCTTCTGTTGAAAGGACAATGCATCTTGTATAGAAGATATGGAGATGTGTTGGAACCATTTAAATATGCAGGTTATCCCATGTTGCTCAATGCAGTAACTGTTGACAAGGAAGATAACAATTTTCTCTCCTCAGATAGAGCACCTCTTCTTGTTGCAGCGTCAGAGCTTGTTTGGCTTAC GTGTGCATCTTCCTCATTGAATGGTGAAGAACTTGTTAGAGATGGTGGGATGCAACTTCTTGCTACACTTCTCTCTCGTTGCATGTGTGTTGTTCAACCAACTACTCCTGCAAATGAACCTTCTGCTATCATTGTTACAAATGTGATGCGAACGTTTTCTGTTCTGAGTCAGTTTGAGACTGCCAGACTTGAGATCCTTGAGCTTTCTGGACTTGTTGATGACATAGTGCACTGCACTGAACTTGAGGTTGTGCCTGCAGCTGTTGATAGTGCCCTCCAGACTATTGCTCATGTTTCTGTGTCCCCTGATTTGCAAGAGGCCTTGATAAAGGCTGGAGTGTTATG GTACCTTTTGCCATTGTTACTTCAGTATGACTCAACTGCAGAGGAATCTGATACAGCAGAGTCCCATGGTGTTGGTGCTAGTGTTCAAATTGCGAAAAATATGCATGCTGTACGAGCAGCCCAGGCATTATCTAGGCTTAGTGGGTTATGCTGTGATGAAAATGGAACACCTTATAATGAATCTGTAGTCAATGTACTCAGAGCTTTGCTAACTCCAAAACTTGCCAGTATGTTGAGAGATCAAGTACCAAAAGACCTACTGTCGAAGTTGAATACAAACCTAGAGTCACCAGAG ATAATCTGGAACTCTTCAACTCGAGCAGAATTGCTGAAATTTGTGGACCAGCAAAGATCTAGCCAAGGCCCAGATGGTTCGTATGACCTGAAAGATTCTCATATCTTTGCCTACGAAGCACTGTCAAAGGAACTTTTTGTCGGCAATGTTTATTTGAGGGTTTATAATGATCAACCTGACTTTGAGATCAGTGAACCAGGAGCATTCTGTGTGGCTTTAATTGACTTTATAGCTTCTCTGGTGCACAATCACTCTGAGGATTATGATGTTCAGGAAAAACTTAACATCAGCAACTCAACTCTCGAGTCTGAGCATCAAAGTGACGCAACTGGTGCATCAGTAGAAGAACTGCAAGTTCATGATGATTCTCTGGCTGCATCTGATAATAAAGTGAAAGATAAGGAAGAAAATGTCCTGATTAAAAACCTTCAATCTGGACTGACATCACTGCAG AACTTGCTGACAACATATCCTAATTTGGCATCCATATTTTCCACTAAAGAGAGGCTATTACCACTTTTTGAATGCTTTTCCGTGCCTGTTGCATCAGAAAGCAACATTCCTCAGCTTTGCCTGAATGTTCTCTCTCTTTTGACTACATATGCACCTTGCTTGGAGGCCATGGTTGCAGATGGATCTAGTCTTCTTCTGCTGTTGCAAATGCTCCACTTTGCCCCAGCTTGCCGTGAAGGGGCACTTCATGTCCTCTATGCTTTGGCAAGCACACCTGAACTTGCTTGGGCAGCAGCCAAGCATGGTGGTGTTGTGTACATTCTCGAACTTCTCTTGCCTTTACAAG AAGAAATTCCCTTGCAGCAAAGAGCGGCAGCAGCCTCTTTATTGGGTAAACTTGTTGCGCAGCCAATGCATGGGCCTAGAGTTGCTATAACATTAGCTAGGTTTCTTCCAGATGGCCTAGTATCAGTCATAAGGGATGGGCCTGGTGAAGCTGTTGTGTCTGCCCTTGAACAGAACACAGAAACACCAGAACTTGTATGGACTCCAGCCATGGCAGCATCACTGTCAGCACAAATTGCTACTATGGTATCAGACCTGTACCGTGAACAGGTGAAGGGCCGTATCGTTGACTGGGATGTACCTGAGCAAGCTTCTGCGCAGCAGGAAATGAGAGATGAGCCCCAG GTTAGTGGAATCTATGTCAGGCTATTCCTTAAAGATCCCAAATTTCCTCTTAGAAATCCCAAGAGATTCCTGGAAGGGCTACTAGATCAGTACTTGTCATCTATTGCTGCCACACATTATGAGTTGGAATCTGTTGACCCTGAACTTCCTTTGCTTCTTTCTGCTGCTTTGGTTTCATTATTGCGAGTGCACTCTGCACTTGCAGACCATGTGGGTTATCTTGGATATGTGCCCAAACTTGTTGCTGCCGTGGCTTACGAGGGAAGGCGAGAAGCAATGTCATCTGGGGACATGAAAGATGGCGGTAATATGGCAGACAGAAAGTATGAATCGGATGAGCAGCCTGCACAAACTCCACAAGAACGTGTGCGCCTTAGTTGTTTGCGGGTTCTGCATCAACTTGCTGCCAGCACAATATGTGCTGAAGCTATGGCAGCTACTAGTGTTGGAACAACACAG GTTGTTCCCCTTTTAATGAAAGCTATAGGATGGCAAGGTGGAAGCATTCTAGCCCTAGAAACATTAAAGCGTGTTGTGGGTGCTGGAAATCGAGCTAGGGATGCACTTGTTGCCCAAGGACTTAA GGTTGGTCTGCTTGAAGTACTTCTGGGACTTCTTGATTGGAGAGCTGGGGGAAGGAACGGACTTTGCTCTCAGATGAAATGGAATGAATCAGAAGCATCCATTGGCAGAGTGCTTGCTATTGAG GTTTTGCATGCATTTGCAGCGGAAGGGGCTCATTGTATTAAAGTGCGCGAAATATTGAATGCATCTGAT GTTTGGAGTGCATATAAAGATCAGAAACATGACCTTTTCCTGCCTTCAAATGCCCAATCTGCGGCTGCCGGAGTTGCTGGTCTGATCGAGAGTTCCTCATCCAGACTGGTTTATGCCATCACAGCTCCGCCACAAACCACAGAGTCAAGAATACCTGCATCAACAGTATCAGATTCAAATGGAAGCCAGGATCAGCTTTCTTAA